Proteins encoded in a region of the Tripterygium wilfordii isolate XIE 37 chromosome 21, ASM1340144v1, whole genome shotgun sequence genome:
- the LOC119989633 gene encoding cysteine synthase 2, whose product MAPVRSRGVVAAAISISTSIVVFSYYFLWNYQSKKKKNHLALSKKRRVGNGVVDTIGNTPLIRINSLSDATGCEILGKCEFLNPGGSVKDRVAVKIIEEALESGQLAQGGVVTEGSAGSTAISLATVAPAYGCKCHVVIPDDVAIEKSQIIEALGATVERVRPVSITHRDHYVNIARRRALEANELASKDRKPSQTNGKDTEKINDYKSEEEKQGSVFPSSCRGGFFADQFENLANFRAHYEGTGPEIWEQTGGNLDAFVAAAGTGGTVAGVSRFLQDQNPKIQSFLIDPPGSGLYNKVTRGVMYTKEEAEGRRLKNPFDTVTEGIGVNRLTQNFMMAKLDGAFRGTDMEAVEMSRFLMKNDGLFLGSSSAMNCIGAVRVAQLLGPGHTIVTILCDSGMRHLSKFHNPQYLVQFALTPKATGLEFLDIK is encoded by the exons ATGGCGCCTGTAAGGTCTAGAGGTGTTGTGgcagcagccatctccatctccacgTCTATTGTAGTTTTCTCTTATTACTTCCTCTGGAACTATCAatccaagaagaaaaagaaccacTTGGCCCTCTCAAAGAAGAGGAGAGTAGGAAATGGAGTTGTTGATACAATTGGGAACACACCCTTGATTCGGATCAACAGCCTCTCTGATGCTACCGGCTGTGAA ATTCTTGGGAAGTGTGAGTTTCTGAATCCTGGAGGGAGTGTGAAGGACAGAGTTGCTGTGAAAATTATTGAAGAG GCCCTGGAATCTGGGCAGCTAGCCCAAGGCGGTGTAGTAACTGAGGGAAGTGCTGGAAGCACTGCTATTAGCCTGGCTACAGTGGCTCCGGCATATGGATGCAAATGCCATGTGGTTATCCCGGATGATGTTGCTATTGAGAAG TCTCAAATTATTGAAGCCCTGGGAGCTACTGTTGAGAGGGTAAGACCGGTATCAATTACACATAGAGATCACTATGTCAATATTGCTCGGAGACGTGCTCTGGAAGCAAATGAGTTGGCTTCGAAGGACAGAAAGCCTAGCCAGACCAATGGCAAAGACACGGAGAAAATTAATGATTACAAATCTGAGGAAGAGAAACAAGGTTCAGTTTTTCCAAGTTCCTGTCGTGGTGGTTTCTTTGCTGATCAATTTGAAAACTTGGCAAACTTTCGAGCTCATTATGAGGGCACTGGGCCTGAGATCTGGGAACAAACAGGTGGTAACTTAGATGCATTTGTGGCGGCTGCTGGGACCGGTGGCACTGTGGCAGGTGTCTCGAGATTCCTCCAG GATCAGAACCCTAAAATCCAGAGCTTCCTTATAGACCCCCCTGGGTCTGGTTTGTACAACAAGGTAACGAGAGGAGTGATGTACACTAAAGAGGAGGCTGAAGGACGAAGGCTTAAGAATCCCTTTGACACTGTAACTGAAGGAATTGGAGTCAACAGATTAACACAGAATTTTATGATGGCAAAACTTGATGGGGCTTTCCGAGGCACGGATATGGAGGCGGTTGAAATGTCAAG GTTTCTTATGAAGAATGATGGGCTCTTTCTTGGGAGTTCTTCGGCCATGAATTGTATTGGGGCTGTAAGAGTGGCACAGTTGCTTGGTCCTGGTCACACAATTGTGACAATTCTCTGTGACAGTGGGATGAGACATCTCAGTAAGTTTCACAATCCCCAGTATCTGGTTCAGTTTGCTTTGACACCCAAAGCAACTGGCTTAGAGTTCCTTGACATCAAGTGA